In Papaver somniferum cultivar HN1 chromosome 9, ASM357369v1, whole genome shotgun sequence, the genomic stretch tctatCTCATAGGACTAAGCCTTAGGGTCATATATCATGTCTAGTTTGCTCCTAAGTTGGTTGTAGTCTTTGTTGAAGCATAGCTCATCTTAGGTGTACATTTTTTCTCTATCAATATAGTTGAAAACTTGAAATTTGAAACCAACATGTTTCTTTTCACTCAATGTTACAGAAATTATATGAACTAGCAATCACTATTTTACTAGTGCAAAAAATAACAAGTTGGCAAGTTTTATAACACTAGGCTGAAATTCGTTTTATTTTCAGTAACTAGCATTTGGCGGAAATAAATCAGGCGCACTCTCAAATTCCTTTTTTAAATGGATTGCAATTTTTCCTTTTAGCCGTACCCAAGAATTATATGTCAAagatcacaggttgtatgttgatcaatcatagtagatacatccgacctagtttgttgaatacgacttgattgattcttggacattggtctttggtatcgtccaagttatttctttgtgattaggttcacggatttgtttctgtaaacgttctaatcacaagagagagagatataactctagatactatttcttgattgaatttgactctcggagttgtattgaatttgtccatacagatttcctaagaaaaaagtggtggtgtattttggtacccccgatTTTTCGCACTTCATCATTATTTGGAACAAGTTGAGCAAAGTTGTTGATTATATGAAACAATAAGTAGAAGTTGATAGGAAACTATCATAATATCTTAATCCTCCTCATAAGtattatcatcttcttcattttcgctCTTTACAAGGACCTGGTATTTGCTTCTAGAAGTAGGATTACTCAGAATAATGAGAATTACTAGAAATAACAAAAAACTTCTTCAGTAATAGTCTCATGGACAATGTTCTCATAACCAATTTCAAAAGTAATTGTTTGCCTTCATTTGATAATCATCCATATTTGAGCCAGAAGTCATAGTTGTGGGTTCATTTATTTCTTTAATATTGTTTCTGTTTTTTCTCTTGGTATGCTTCACAAAAGGATTAGCAATATCATTTCCATCCCGAATCATGATCTACGCTCAAGAACAATGTGGAAAATTCATCTGAAAATGGATAAAGACCTTTCACAATTTTTACAGATGGGTAAAAACCTCCAAATTTAGTCTTCACCCAAATTTCTCAGGAATTGGCTTAACATAATCCAGTTCAACTAGAGCACTGGCATAGTAACTAACAACCTTGTTaaaagttgtttcatcaactctaaTAGGCTTACCTATTGCTTTTTGTAAAGCAAGAACAATTTATTCCTTCTAATACTCAATACAAAGCCTTAGGAATTTTACCCAGACAATATTAGAGGTAATCTTCAGATTTTATAATATAAAATTTGGTTCTCAATCCCCTATTCTTACAAGTTGGTTCCCACCCACCAAATTTTTTCTCTTcaaacatgattcttatctattTCATGTTCAATTTGATGATAAAGAACCCTTTTCCCAGAggaatcaattgaaatcacaaataaGATTACAATTTGATCTCAAAGAAATGACCCCTCATTAAGTTCCAATTTTCCATTTAAACTGAGCTTCCATTCTTTTAAACTAATATTCATTACATTATCAGACAATTCAATAAAAGGATCATCACCTCTTAATCCAACTTCCAGGTAAGAAAAAAAATCTACTTGACTTTTTTTAATGCTTTTTATGATTCGAAAAAACCCACAATCTTCTAACATCTAACATGATGTAAAATCAAGAAATTAAAACGAAGAATCAATCATGAAAGCTGAAATCGAGACAAAGAAAATAtagaatgcaaaaaaaaaacaacaaccctGAATTGATGAAAAGAACTCAAAAATCTTGATTAAAGTCAATGATGCCAAAAAATCATCTGAATTAATCCACTAGAAGGATCTTTGACTACATAAGCACTTGTatctcattttttaattttttttatctctaatatTGTTGTCATGTTATTTGATAATTTTTGTTCgattttttatttagttatgTCGTTTTCTACTTTTAGTTTACTTCGTTTACTTTCAATACTTGTTAGTACTCcctccatttcaaaaaaaaaaaaaggttgggtTTCCTTATTTGGGTATGTtaaaaaaataggttggtttccaTAAATGGATGGTCAAATATTGTTACTTTACTATTTTGCTCGCATTAGGGACCACATCTCCCTCTTTTACAAATTTGGGGacatttctctctcctgtttttttctttttagaattTGGGAACATCTCTTACTACATTGTCCTTTTGTTAAACAAGTTTGGTCCCTCAACCCTAATTCAGTTCAACTTCATTTTAATTAATCATGTTGTCACATTGCTTGATATCTGTAAGGATTGTATGGATTCACCAAGTGATCCAATCTATTTAGAACTAATTTTGACAAGGtgtggtttatttggaaggaaagatgcaACACAGGTTTTCAAGGAAAGCAAAAATCTCCTTTACAACTATCTATTGAAATACAAAGACATGTCTAGTTCTGGTTCAACAATGGTAGTAAAACTAAGAAGAACACCATACCTAAAAGACAAATGTTGAAGAAACATGGAAATTTCCTGttaaaaataatcataaaacaaATGTGGATGCAACTTGGATAACACATGATAAGAAATCCGGCTATGCACCAATCTTAAAAGATGATGCAGGTGAATTTGAAAAAGGAAGAGCAAGATTATCCTCAACAACTGAACCAGAATAAGCGGAGGCAGTAGGAGTTCTGCAAGCACCAACATGGGAAAATGAGAAGAACTTATCTAATTTCAGTATACGAAGGAGATTGCAAGAACCTTTTTGATTATCTGCAAGGAAAAATCTTCTATTTCTTGGTAGACTCAAGCAATTTTGAATGAGGCAAATAGGATTGCTAAATCCTACCTTAACTTTGTcggttttttatttgttcctagaACTGCTAATAGGATAGCAAACATTTTAGCGAAGAAGGCAAAATCTTTTGGCCGTACGGTTAATTAGGATGGTATCCCACCCACATGTATTCTTTTTCAAATTTCAGTCGATAAATCTAATGCTAGGGAAGACCTCTCACATCTCATATTAGATGACTCTACTTCTATTGTACTAAAGGTTTCGAACACCTCAAGTTAGTCTTTGAAAGGATTCGAGTTGTGGTAATATTTCGCTTCAAGAAATATCACCCACAATTGATCTTTATCCGTCATTACTCGCTAGCCAGCTTCGTTAAGAGAGCTATATTGAAATTATGAGGATTCTTTATTCCCAAACCTCCCTGCGATTTTGGCTTACACATGCCGATCCACGCCTTCATATATCCACCCTTGCCTTTTGACCTATCtttattccaccaaaaatctctttgaattTTATCTAATTTGTCCAAAGTATCTTTGGGAAGAGCCAGCATCTGCATCTGATACGTTGGATAATCTTGTAGGATGGATTGAATCAATACTGTTCTTCCCTCTTGAGATAGCAGCTTTGCTTTCCAGCCTTGTAAagtattataatatttttgaagTAACGGTTGAAattctcttttctatttttatcaaaGAAGAGAGGAGTTCAAAGGTATCTGTCTTTTTTTTGTCATCAGCGGGAATTTTaggattttcattattatttttccaTGTTTCAGATGGATTTTAGGGCTAAAATATATACCTGATTTTTGAAGATATACCATTTGGCCCGTGACTTCCCCAAAAATAGATAAGATATCCATTAGATTTTTTTCTTCCCTAGGCCAGCTTTGGTGAAAAGAAAGCAGTCATCGGCAAAAAACAAGTGGGAGATAGTAGGGGgtgtgtttatttatttttatccccGATATTTTATTTTCTGAAGTAGCTTTATCAAGGAGTCTTGAAAGAATCTCCATACAAATTAGGAAGAGATATggagaaagaggatcaccttgtcttaatCCCCTAGAGGTGGAAAAAATTGGGTATGGGGAACCGTTTAAAAGAATAGAAAAGGAAGTAGTGGAAATGCATTGGAGGATGAGGTTAACCCTCTCATCACTAAATCCGAAGGAAGATAAATCTTTCTTAATAAAAGGGCACTCAACCATATCAAAGGCTTTAGACAAATCAATCTTGAGAGCtaaaaatccttttttgttttgtttttgttttggaagTTTTCATTGAGTGTACGACTTCATGGGCGATGATAATATTATCTGTAATTTGTCTCCCTGGAAGAAAGGCAGATTGGTTTGGGGATATTATTCTATTTAGAATGGGTTTTAATCTATTAGCTAGGATTTTGGAAATGAGTTTATAAATTGTGTTTCTGAGGCTAATAGGTCTAAAATCCGTCGGAATTTGGGGTGTTGATATTTTAGGGTTAAGAGTAATAAAAGAATGGTTGAAATCTTGAACCATAATCCCAGTTCTAAATTTTTTTTGGACAGTAATAGTTATATCTGGACCCAAGATTTCCCAATTAACTTTGAAAAAACCCGGTTGAAAATCGTCAGGGCCAGGAGCACCCCAAGGATTCATGTTAGATATAGTAGACCAAATTTGTTCTTTGGATGAGATTTGGGTTAGAGTTGAGTTTTCCAGATCTGAAATACAAGGTTGTATTATTTCTGATAAGTCAAATTTGTAGTTATTTATTTGAAAATCACCTATTTGGGTGAAATGGTTGATAAGAAGGGAATTGATTTGGTCTCGATCGGAAAGCCATAGAGACCTGATGGTTTTCTGAGGGAGTGAACAACATTGATTTTCTTCATATTTGAGATAGAGGCATGGAAGTACTCTGTGTTTTGATCATATTCTTTAAAGAACTTATCCATTGAAAGTTGATGATAATAATCATTTCTAATTTCGTACCATTTTCCGAGCTCAGCTTGGACATTTTGAGGGTATCTATCTTGGACGAGATGTTTCCGGATTTGTGAGGGTATCTATCTTGTTTGCTTCaataaccaaaaataaaataaaatcagccTTGTTTACAAATTTCCACTACCTAAAGTTATTACTACTGGTATGACCTGATATAACTGCAGTCGAAACAACATCACCAAATTCCAATACCCCAATCTGCTAAAGAAACAGTTAAAAAAGCTTTTAATTGTGCAAATTTTCTAGGTTTTTCATTTTGTTCCTAGAACGGAAATACAGTAGCAGATACTCTAGTTAAAGAAGCAAGACACTTTCAAAACATTATTGATTGGGATGTTATCCCCTGCCACACCCCATCCCATGTATTAATCTTCAACTTCAAATAGACAAATCAAATATCAGGAGTATCAGATGGTAATTCTGATGTAACCACGGCCCCAACCATTTTTGATTTTCCTAATGAAATCTTagttacaaaaaaagaaaaacccaaaTCTGCCATTTCTCTATTCAACTATAAAAGGCCCATAGCAATAACATTGAATCGGGAccaaatttcatgaaaatcttatctcttcttttagaacgattttttggggaccataatttttttgggggaccatggttttattttgggtaaagacattagaagtaaatctaggtcactctttatctagatatttatattaatacctaaattaccctcctgattaattttgggtgatgattagttagtgttaataatagttagtgtaatgattagtgagatgattaagttaaagataattagtgagattaaaaaatcagatgttttttttttaaagaagtagaattattgagagagtaaagttagaaaagatgaagaaggaaaacatgaaaaacgatggattttaccaaccacaaccggaggaagggtatttgggtacccaggtatgcttcaaacttagataatgttggttgaaatgctctaaactttcaaaaaaaatgaaattttttatgtagactGGGACaattcggttaccatatgtcaagaacatgtaaccgaacacacctgaaagtgtagttcggttacgttttccaaacacgcaggttaccgaactcgctctttaatggaggttttggtcgtacagtgtaatgttcggttacctgggataaaatggtaggtaaccgaactttgaacttaacaatttatttgagtacatcttgtgtgttcggttagttcgcaaacttcaacgcaaccaagttcccaaccgaactgcaagtTAAacgtaacctagtgttagaagttcggttggttcgcaaacttcaacatattttgcgaatcaaccgaactgggcttatatatgcatatatgcaattaggcaaacgttcggttaccacgaaatttatttcttggcgaattaggtagagttcgtttacgaagtttcaaaggtagagttcggttacaaagaaaacttaacatttttgcgaacgaaccgaacttgtggacttctcattattttcgtaaactaaagttcggtgatgtccttattttgcgaaggaaccgaacttatggacttgtgttgttctaatacaaggagttcggttaaaagtattttttttgcgaatcaaccgaactcttagttcggttaagaaaaaattaattcgtgataaccgaacttttctctgaaaaaaaccctccattaaacctctctgcaacttccattttcaactcattttaatgagtacttctcatttattcaaccaaaaaacgaatgacaagtaatgggtttgtgagaatatctttgttaatgttttaaattaagatatatatatatatagtggtggtggtgataatcggaggtgttggtggtaatcggtggttggtggtggtggtaatcggaggaggtggtggtggtaatcggtggttggtggtggtggtaatcgacggtggtggtggtggtaatcggtggtggtgggcggtggtggtggtcgtggtaatcggtggttggtggtggtgataatcggaggtggtggtggtggtaatcgacgatggtgggaggtggtgatggtaatcggtggttggtggtggtggtaatcggcggcggtggtggtggtaatcgacggtggtgggcggcggcggtggtggtggtaatcggtggttggtggtggtgctaatcggaggtggtggtggtggtaatcggcgatggtgggaggtggtggtggttatatatatatatggttattgggttggttttaaattaaattaggttaaggataggttagtcatttcaatgctttaggacaccccttataactataggaagGTGGTCTAATAAAACCATGGCCCCCTCAAAATAACCATGGtacctaaaaaatcgttcttctTTTATTGCTGGTTGAAGAGGCGGCAGGAGTTCAATCGTTGAAAAAATAATACAGTACATAATCTATTTTGAACCGAATTCTATTTCTCCAACACCAATGCCGAAATCCAACGATTCTTGTTGCAACAGTATCAACAAATCTCCGATATCGTAAccaccatttttctttttttataagcAGAACAAAAAACAGACCCCAAAAGCCAATTATATACCCCAACGCAACATCACCATAAAACAACACATTCTCTTTTGCAAAGTTGTATGGGGGTGGAAGAGGCTGTGCTCCACGAAGTCCATTGTTCGCCAATTTAAACCGGTTGGCATTTTTGAACTCAAAGATGCAAGAAGGTATATATCCAGTTAGCATGTTATTAGACAAATCCAATTCCTTAAGATGAGTTAAACTACAAATGAGAGGAGGGATTATTCCTTTCAAGTTGCATGGCCGCAAGTTTAGCGTCTCTAGTTCAAATTTTGATGCAACTAAGTGAGGGTCTATAACAACAGTTAGCCTATTTGAGCTCAGGTCTAGGAATGTTAGGTTTAGTTCATTAATCAAAGAGATCAATGAAACTTTGCCCTTTATTGAGTTACTTCTAATATCAAACAAATTAAGGTTCTTAAGATCAGTAATGCAACTTGGAATAGTTCCTGTAAATTTGTTATGGTTTAAACTTACTTTTTGAAGAGAAGATATCTTGCAAATTGATTTTGGGATAGATCCTTGAATATAACAATATGGGGCATTAAGATTAACCAATCTTGGAGTGTTTATCACAAAATCCCGGAATGATCCGGTAACTTTGGTTTGTGATATAGAAAATGTTTGTAGTTTAGGCCATCGTTGTTTAAACATTTTAATTAGATCAACATGAAGATCATAGTTCCAACTCATATAGAGCTCCTTAAGTTGAGAAAGCTGAGGAAATGAACCTCTTAAATCACAACCAGATAGCTCAAGAATAGATAGTGAAGTTAGATTAGTCAGATATTGAGGGACTGGGGAATTAAGGCCGTAATTTCGACTCATTTTGAGTGAGGATAGACAGAAAAATTGTGAAACTCATGGATGGGAAAAACTGAGCCTGATATATTGCAAGATGTGAGATCAAGATGCCTAAGATCGGAGAGATATGAAATATCTTCAGCAAAACTATCATCTGAAGATGTAGCCACGGAAAGATCAACATGACTCAACCTTAATACCTTTAAATTTACCAACTGCCTCGCCCATTTCATAGACGGCAACTCTAAGCAGACGTATGGGTCTGACTCGCATGATAAGCCAAGGTACTGCAAAGAAGATAGATTGGTGAACTGTGTTGTAATTGAGCCTGAAATCCTTGAGTTGGAGAGATCAAGATGAATGAGTTTTGTTAAATTAGTTAACTGAAGAGGAAGTTCATCAGACTCCTGAAAATCGTTCCAGGCAAGGTCAAGATACTCGAGATGGGTAATGTTGAAAAGGGAAGGAGAGATTTTACCTCGTAGACCAGTATTTGGCGGCGAAGTTTCGGTGAACTCAGTGTTATACATTTCACTGGCTATGTTTCGAAGGTCGATTAAATGACATGGAAAGATTCACTGGAACACCCAATACCTTGCCAACTACAACAGTTGTAATGTTGTCTGCCTTCTTGCCATGAAGATAAGCGATCCGCAGGGTCTGTCATCAAGGATTTAAAGTTTAATAGAGCTCTTCTTTCCCCTTCATGACAGCCATGAGAGGCAAGTGCGAATTCAGTGACGCCCATAACTAATCTGAACAGTAAATGCAAATTAGttagatgaagaagatgtgattttATTCGAGTATTCTTCTTGAATGAATTCATGTCTAGGTTTTGCTTGAACAACGGATTTGCAGAATGCCTTAGTATTTATAGACTTATGATTAATATCACACTGCACTACAACACTTCGAAATCCAACTTGTTTAATAATTTCAAATGAATGCTCATTGCCAAACTAGATGAAAGTGAATGAGTTATTGACTTGACTCGGTCAGAAAACATCCTTTTCTCGAAGTGGACTTTTTCTTACCAAGGTTGCTCCTACGAGACTTTTTCTTACCAAAGTTGCTCCTACAGTCGGTAACCACAAATTACAGGCTCAGTATGTATGCAACCTAGTTTCAAATCTACCTTTGAAAAGAAAACCCCAGTGATTTTATTGGTGTCTCTAGTTAGCCGTTCTTTCTGTCTTATAAAAAAGGTGGTGTTGGAGATGACAAAATAATGTCAGCTGCGAACACCATAGGAGAAAGGAGCTTTGTAATGTCAAAAGATCAACAAAAGACCAGAATGATACTGAATAAGTGGGCACTCTATGGACATTTAAACTCTGATGCAGAGGTTAGTGGATATAAACCTGAAAAAAGCACAAAGTCAAAATGCACTTGAACATGCATCGAATCCCGataaaataatacaaaataaagccATTTATATTGAGCAGtctgaggttgtaaatgatgagtTCATTACCAGTTCAAAACAATGTTGTACTGGAACTTACTTCCAAAATGAGTCGTACTTATAGACTTTGATCATAATCACATCCAGAAAATTGTTGCCAAATTAATATAAGAATTATGTTGCACCACATATTATAGTTGATATTTCTAGGAGAAAAGTTTTCGATACTCAGCAGCCTCTTGAGCCATGTCCTCATAGCTCCTATCTTTCCTTTCCTTATCCAAGTCAAGCTTCTGCTTCAATTCCTTCTCTTTCTCGTCTAACTGCAAAAACTCAGGTTAAAAATTTCATAAGCCAACAAAATCCATGTACTTTCTTGTCTAACAAGACAGGAAAATAACTGAACCAGAAAATAAACTTTGTTACTTACAGCATCATAAATCTCATCATTCTTCTCAAAGTCACCTGCTGCTCTTGGGAGAATATGAATGTGTACATGAGGTACTGTCTGTCCTGCATGAGGTCCATCCTGAAGGCAAAGAGAAAATTAAAGTTCATTCATTGGCGTTTACTAGTGATCTGCAGGTGTACGCCATCGCCTATATTTAGGAAAACTTATATGCAGAAGTGTTGTTCTACTATACACACAATTCTCGCATATTGACTAGTTCCGAAATGCGGAAAGAGCCCCAACAGTAAGCCACTGTGATGGGAACTCccccatgaaaaaaaaattaatttaaaatcatgtGAGCCGATTGATCACATATCAGAATCttaaactgataagaacagaAACTACACTTTATCTTAGCCAAAAGGCCACGGAAAGGTATTCCCCATGTCAAGTTACTAGTTTAATTTCAAGCTTCATCAATGCAAATTATGCCATTTgttagaaaacaaaaataaaaaagattcttGATGCAGAATTTATCTTAATTTTTACGAAAGGTTTTCTAAAGGTTATCTGATTTCGACCATGTGTGTGGTGGTTGCAGGAGAGAGAGTGGCAGCGAGAAACTGCAAAAGCCCAATACCCCAAGCTTAACAGGACAACGTTTATTACAGCCAgagggaaaaaagaaaactagGGTATTGAACTTCTTAACAGAAATATCCATTATAAATGTAATTTCTATCATTTGATCCGCCGAAGGATTAAATCGTACACTTGCAAGATAGCTTACAAGCTCGGTTGCTCGAGGGAATGATTGGATAATTTATTTGTATAAAATGTATCTGGTTTAGGCACAAGGAAAATGACACTGCCataaatttacaaaaataaagtTCCGTTATTCATCAAAGTGATTTCCCTTTAAAGccggaattgattttccttgacCTCTGACACTTAAGCATAAACGGATCCTTGaaaaaaccttaggagagaggaGACACTAGATTGCCCAAAGAACTAATAAGACTCTTTATATTTGTGAGTTGTGTTTCTGTGTCCTCATTGGCATGAAAAGTAGGAAATAATGAGACACAAATCCAATATGCCGACACATGTGACACTTCATCCTATGAGAAAGAACATACTCATGAATGCAAAAAAAATACTGCAAATTAATTAACATTTAGTGGAACGGTGAGCTGACATACTCTTGAACGTGGTATGGCATAGCTTCTTCAACGCAGAAAATTCTTAGATACACGTTAAGGTTTGTAATACTCCATGTACTATATTCTATTATTCTTCTATGGTTCTAACTGACCTTGAGTATGACATAGCTTGTTAATGCAGCAAACAGTTTATAATATTAGGTAGTATAGAACTACTTCTGTGGAAATGCAGAACGTAACAGATGGTGAATCATGAGAAATTGGAGCCGAAGTGAAAGATAGATAGTTGAAACATAATTAGATATAATAACAATTTGCTTATGAGGGAGGGAGGGAGAAGTTTTACCTGGATCGTGAAAGTAAGCGAAGATGCTTTGTGATGATGTTCTAGTGTACCACCTATTTTTTGTGCTGTGAGCCACAAATCACTAGTCTCGTCAGAAGTGAGGTCAACAAAGCGCTTCACTTCACGTCTTGGACAGACAAGCACATGTACTTGCAATGTCAAGTTAATCAAATGAAATGCTCAGAACCAGAAATTCACACAGATTATTAAAATACAACAACAAATCATTTAAAAAAATGCAACATATGCTAGAAAAAGGATATGACCtgcacaaaaacaaaaataaaagaagttTCATTAGAAAGAAGTTGCTTTCAGATGACTTATAGCACGCGAAGCAAAAGATACCAAACTAACTCGTATATTAAGTTATAAACTCGTTTATGAAGTCGATCACCCTAAGTCAAACCTAAAGACCATTTCATGCATTCAAAAATAAAAGTTCATAATAAACCAAGATGGACCATGAGGAAATTATAAAACAGTGGCTTAACGAGCGTCATAGAATTAAGTTCTAAAGTACTTAATATGATTGATTATGGATACGGGTGGAACTATCATCTAATGACAGGAAGAACAAAATTTTCACCAAGAAAGGACCTTTCAACATCTCCGTTCTTTTATGAGACATTTTCCCCAAGGAATTTAGAAAAGACAACCTAATCAAATGATTACTCTAGCTTCTGCAGAGAAAATGATCTGTTTAAGGCTTCATCTGAAACAAtcttttgattcttttgaaaTTCAATGTTGTCGTGAAATTAAACTAATAATCGGTTAAAACCCAGAGGTTTGGTGAAACTCTAACCATTTAAGAGAATTAACTCAAACGGATTTTACTATGCTAAAAGGGAAGGCGAACACAAAATTTTAGTCTCATCTTCTTGTAGTTTAGAATTCAAAATATCAGGAACCCCATTTGACTACATAAATGGAAATGCAAATAACCAAAAATGGGTATTTTACAAGCTGAATTTGTAATCACCAATAAACCCTAGtttcaaaagaataaaaaaaagttGGAGAGAACGAACCAGGAAGAAGAGGTCTGAGATTAACCATAGCAAAAGAGAGCTTTGTAGAATAGAATACTTCATTCAGATGTATCTTGTATGGACCAAACATATAATTCTCCTCTTCAGATGCCATTGCCTGTAAAATTAACAACTGAAACCGAGTTACAAAGcaacaaaaatatcaaatgaCGAAGATGAATAGTTTATTATACCTTCGGGAACTTCACAgaacttgatgatgatgaagatgatctgATAATTCTGCTGCTGAAATAAAAATTAGGTCTAGGGTTTCGATTATTGAACAGAGATTTGGTTGTAACGAGCCCTTTCCCAATATTACCAAATAATTGCAGTTTTAGCATTTCCTAATTTTATTTCTACCAACTTTAAAGAAGAAAAGATGCTCCTGCCCTGAAGAGTTCCTTTGAAGGCAAATATTCTGCTAAGATGGGCCGCTGAATGTGTGGCTTTGGCCTTTGTGCAATTTTGTCAAAGCCTCTGAGGCAGCGGCCGTTCTTGGCACACTACATCAGTGGTGCTATGATGCTAAAGTATGACATTAAGATTACAaaaagtagaaattgacgtttaatccTAAATTAGTTGGGCTTTGGACAATCTAGTCTTATCCTCTCAGGCCTGGTATTAGGAGgtccaaatttaccatttttagaaCGAGTTAATCTTTTTATAGACGATTCAGTCCAaaacaagaaatattgatgacAAACATACCCATAAGCTAAAAATGATATTCAAATGTCAATCGCTCCATTAGCTTCGTCGATATTGTTCTCTGCCTCTCCCTAATCTGTTCTTCCGTTTCCAGTTGAAATCCATTTTCAATATTCCTTTGTAACACAAGGTAAGCTTTCGATCGATCTCTGCTAATCACTAGTTGATCGATCTTTCGAACAAGAATTAGGtcttttttgatttgatttgggaTTTAATTCATATTTGGGATAATCACTAGTTGATTGATCTTTCGAACAAGAATTATGGATTTTTTGTATTTGGTATTGG encodes the following:
- the LOC113313523 gene encoding bifunctional bis(5'-adenosyl)-triphosphatase/adenylylsulfatase FHIT-like isoform X1, encoding MLKLQLFGNIGKGLVTTKSLFNNRNPRPNFYFSSRIIRSSSSSSSSVKFPKLLILQAMASEEENYMFGPYKIHLNEVFYSTKLSFAMVNLRPLLPGHVLVCPRREVKRFVDLTSDETSDLWLTAQKIGGTLEHHHKASSLTFTIQDGPHAGQTVPHVHIHILPRAAGDFEKNDEIYDALDEKEKELKQKLDLDKERKDRSYEDMAQEAAEYRKLFS
- the LOC113313523 gene encoding bifunctional bis(5'-adenosyl)-triphosphatase/adenylylsulfatase FHIT-like isoform X2 — translated: MLKLQLFGNIGKGLVTTKSLFNNRNPRPNFYFSSRIIRSSSSSSSSVKFPKAMASEEENYMFGPYKIHLNEVFYSTKLSFAMVNLRPLLPGHVLVCPRREVKRFVDLTSDETSDLWLTAQKIGGTLEHHHKASSLTFTIQDGPHAGQTVPHVHIHILPRAAGDFEKNDEIYDALDEKEKELKQKLDLDKERKDRSYEDMAQEAAEYRKLFS